The stretch of DNA CTGCTACTTGAAGAGCAAAGGCATATTGGCCTCAGCCTCGGATGACCGGAGCATTAGGGTGTGGGATGTTGGGGACCTGCAAGCGCCTCATGATCCGGTGCGCTGCCTCCTGGTGTGTTATGGCCACCAGTCGAGGGTGTGGTCTGTCAGGTTGCTGAGTGACTATCTCATCAGCATCGGGGAGGACTCTGCCTGCATTGTGTGGAACTACAACGGAGAGGTTGTTCAGAGCTTTAGAGGGCACAAAGGGCGCAGTGTCAGGGCAGTGGCTGTCCACGAGGCACGGGGCTGGGTGGCCACAGGTGGGGCTGACACTGGAGTTAGACTCTGGCACATTAGAAGACCTGAACCCAATGGGAATGGCCTTGTGCAGCTAAACTTCAGCCCGCCCCATAGGAATGGATCCCCCAAggccataaagctggtggatgcAAGCCGGCTCCTCGTGATGACTGATGCGGGGGCCATCTACAGCTACGACTTGGCCTCTAAACGCTGGGCTTTTGTCATGGAGGATGCAAACTATCAGTCCTACAGTCTCCTGGAAGTTGTGCAGCTAGCCAAGGGCATCGTGCTGTGTGCCATGGGCAATCTGATGGGGCATGTCAAAGTCTTCCCCCTCTGCTGCCCAACGGAAAgtgaggagaagaggctgtaTGGGGGGAAGGTCCACAGCCTGAGCTGGGCCGCGTGCCCAGGTGGGGATCCCAGCAGGTGTGTGCTCTTTGCCTCTGGCCCAGGGGGTGTTCTGCTCTGGCTGGAGGTCTCCTGCTGCTCCTCCGGACGAGTGGCTTCAGTGGTGGAGAAATGTTGCTATCTCTTGCCAGTCTGCAGGCACAGGTGGCATACAAGCATTGCCTTCTTGCCCCAGGAGGGGCTTCTGGTCTGTGGTGACCGCAGGGGCtccctgctgctgtttccctgcagcacagctctgGGATCTGGCACAGAACAGATGCTAAAGGCAGGACAAGGGGATGCTGCTGATGACCCTGTGGGTCATGGTTTGGTCTGTAAAGACTCAGGTGACAAGCCAGGTTTGATTTCTTCTCAGGGGGAAGGAAACCGCCCCGTGCAAGGTCCCATTTCCCTGCTGTTTGGGCTTCATGGGAAGCTGGGTGTGACCTCAGTGACCTGCCATGATGGCTTTGTTTATAGCACGGGCAGGGACGGCTGCTACCGCCAGCTGCGAGTGCAGGACCagcagctgcaggtgctcaggaaGCAGAAGCCATGCAGAGGGCTGGAGTGGATTGAACAGCTGCACTTCACCCCTGATGGGAACCTGCTGGTGCTGGGCTTCCACGCCAGCCACTTTGTGCTGTGGAGCACCCGGACCAACGAGCAGCTGCACTGTGTGCCGTGTGGCGGGGGCCACCGCTCGTGGAGTTACGGCCGCTGGCTGGCTTCCGAGGTCTTTGCTTACATCAAGTCTGGGGACGTCTTGGTCTATCAGAGCAGTTGCGGGCCCAGCAGGCAGCACGTGCTGAGGGAGCCTCTGCATGGGCGGGAGTTGACATGCGTGCGGCACGTGGGCACAATAAGGACCCGCGGGGGCCGGCTGGTGGATATCCTTGTGACCAGCAGCGAGGACATGACTGCCAACGTGATTGCCGTCAGTGAGTCGTCCCATTCATTGGCTACACTCGCAGCCATCGGCGACCACATCTCAAGTGTGAGAGCTCTGGCCGTGGCCAGTGGCAGTTGGCAGGAGGAGACAGCTGACTGGTCTGCTGTCCTATTCTCtgccgggggcagggctgagatAGAGTGCTACAGGCTCCTGCTCAGCTATGACCACGATGCCAGGAGTGGCATGGCCTGCCAGGTCATCCACGTGGCCTCCCACCAGCTGGACGAGCACTGGGATCGCATGAGGAACAAGCACAGAGTCATCAAGATGGACCCGGAAACCAGGTAACACCCCAGCCTTCCCCAGGGAAACAGGGAtgtgggctggggccagatgGGGAGCTAGTTCCTGTCATGGCCCTGGAGAGCGAGCTTGAGACCCCTGCAGTCCTCAGCCCTTCAGTCTGGGCCAGAGCTCTCTTGATGCTGTCGACAGAGACTTCGGGAAGGctgagccctcctccccccacaatcaCATAGCTGAGGGCCCAGCTGAAATGGGACTTTGCCCTCCTGTCCTGGAGAGCTCACCCAGTGTCCCTCATGCCTCCAGTCGACCTGGAGATTGCCAGGCTGGTGGGCTCTGCCGCCCCCAGTGTGGAGGCAGGGACTAGGGTGTGGACTCAGTCCCTACTGTTGTCTCCTCTGAGAGGCCAGAGCTGTGCGGCGTGTTGTGCTGGGGGTTGTAGTTGTGCTGTGGGGCTGCCCTGTGGTGCCcaggcacaggggtggccaatGGGCTGACTGGTTGCTGTGTTTGCTCCAGGTACATGTCCATTGCAGTTGTGGCTGGTACCGACGCTCCCTGCCTATTCCTGGCTGCCGCTTGCAGTGACGGATCTGTCCGGTAAGGAGGAGTCTCGGCTCTGACCCCAGAGACCTGGTTCCCCGCCATGGGCTGGCCTGTCCCAGCTTGCCAGGGGAAGGAGACACGGTATGATCCAGAGAGGGCGCAAAGCCCTGGAGGAAGAGATGCAGCAGAGTGGGCTCGATGAAAGCAGCTGCTCCCCTGGCCTCCCTAACTCCACCTGTGTGCAGTCTGTGAGGCAGGGGCTGGAAAGtgctccctcttccccagctgctcccgtCCTCTCTGGGTCGGGAGAACATACGCTGAATCTAGCCACAGGGGCAGGAGAATTGGCACCTGGGCAGAGCTGTAGTGAAATCTGTGCACCCCTGCTCCCTTGCCCTGACTGCCTTTCCCTTGCTGCTCCTGCAGGATCTTCCTGATGCTGGAGCCTGCCCAGAAGCTGCTGCTTGTGGCCGATTCCTTTCACCACCAGCGCTGCGTCCTGAAAGTGGAGACATTTACGCGCAGGGTAGCGGGAGACAGGAGGTGAGCACCGTTTGCACTGTGCCGCATTGGGCCTCCCTGCAGCTAGATGGGGAGAGACACTTTTAGCTGTGATTGGAGGAGAGCAGACGAAGGGGAGGGGTACAGGAGGCTCATGCCCCCTCACCCTCAGGATAGCTTTGCCCTGGCTCTTGACCGCCAAACCTCCCATTAATCCTAGCGGAGCTTGCACGGATAGGAGCCTACGTGGTCCCATAGTCTCCGTCCTGCGGGGATCTAGGGATGCTTTGTGTGCAGATTGCTCTGGCCTGGCAAACCTACCCTCACCAGcactccagggccaggacagCTGCAGGCCTCGGCTCTGTGGTCGGATTAAATGATGGAGAACGGAGGAGCCGTGATCCAAAGGTTGGCTCGCTGCAGGGGCTGGAATCGCTGCCGACTCCCCATTGGGTCCCACCTAGGGCAGCTGGTTTGTGCACTGAACAATCTACACTTAGTTCAGCCAGGAGCCTCCCACAATGTGTTTGGTTTCCCAGGAGACACTTCCTGTGCAGCGCTGCCACTGATGGGAGTATTGCATTCTGGGATATAACTGCCACCATTGAGCATGCTGCAGCCGCCCAGGAATTGGCGAGTGGAGAGCTGCAGCCCCTCGGTAGGTGTTTCCCAGCTTTCCTGTCTGTACTGATTGTAGAAGTATCCTCTGGAGTTGCTGCAGCTAGTGCCTGGGGCTGCCTCCCGGGGCACCTCCCGGCAGCTGCGTGCCCTTGGTTGTCATTGAGCTCGTCTTTTCTCAGCTCTGGGGGCCCCGTCCCTGACTGTCCAGGCTCACAGCTGTGGCGTGAACAGCCTCCACGTTCGGCAGACAGCAGCAGGATGGTACCTGGTGGCCAGTGGCAGTGATGACGGCTCCATCCACATCTGTCTCGTTGCTGTGGATACAGCCCTGAGTGAGccatccccctcccttccttggGCCGTAGTGCCCCCTGGAGCCAGCGCCGGGGCTCGCATTCTCCTGCTCGAGGCGTTCTCAAGGCCATGTGCCCACGCGGCCCATGTGACGGGACTCAGGGTCTTGCGGCCGGACCTGCTGGTCTCCGCCTCTGTGGACCAGCGCCTGACGCTTTGGCGTCTGGGCCAGGACAGCCTCGTCTTCCTGGGCAGCAGGTTCTGCCACGTGGCCGATGTGGCTGAGCTGGCTTGCTGGGGAAGCGAGGAGCGGGGCTATGGCTGTGTGCTCTGCGGGCAGGGCCTGGAGATTGTCTGGTGCAGGGCCAGAGCAGgtccccagcagctccctgcctgcgGGGCTTTGGAATAAAGGGGAGCACATGGCAAGGCCTGAGCTGCCTtcttcgggggggtggggggagaggctgtCTGCCTGTTGCCGCGGGAACCACAGAGCCTCTAAACCCTCTCTCCAGCTGGCACCCATCCTGCCGCTTCACCCTGGTCCTAGTCCCCGGGGAGCTGGCACGTCAGCCGAGGATGCATCTCAAACACTGGCAGTTCCCTCTGGGCAGAGCAGCCTGGGAACCCAGCGGGGCCTTGCCCAGGCCCGCCAGTGACCCTAATAACACTTGGCTGTTCCGGAGCCCCGTACCCCAGGGGGCTGCAAGCCCTTGCCGTGCTGGTGAAACCCCATACCTCTTGGGAGCTGGAGCAAGGCAGCTCGATCCCTGTCTGCCACATGGCAAAACTGAGTCACGGTGTGGGAGTGACGAGCAGGGTCCCatggagctgagaacagaacccaggcgttcTGACACCCACCCCTGCTGCGTACACACTCGGCATGCTgtgtgctggctggctgctcagCTCCAGGATGGACGTTGAGGGGCTGCCTGGCTTGGCTGTGCCCGACAGCATGTCCTGACCGCAGAGCCCTTGAAGGGGTCCCACTGCTGTGTGTCAGGGTCTGACAGCGCCACCTGGACGAAGGAGACGTCCTAGCCCCAAGCTGAGATGGCAGCTGCTGGGGAACACGCAGACCCCGAGTGCCGCGGCCATGAGCAGTTTTGTTCCCCATCCCCAGGCTCCGCCGGTGGGTGGTGCCTGCACTTTGCCCTGGGGGCTTGGGGCCAGGGTGCGATGCGCTTTGAGATGCTTTGCGCTGCTGGCTCCTCTCCGGCTCGGGCTGAGTAATTCGgtgccctgcagcctgtgctgGCTGGGGTTACGTGCTCTCCAAGCGCCACATGCATATTTCATAGCTCTGGATTGCAGTTTgcagaggctgtgccaggcccctTTGTGCAGCCCAGCTGTTGTGCACTGACAGCTCCGTGGCCCTTGGGCCAGTCGCTCAGGTGAGCTGCAGGGGAAGTGAGGAGCACAGAACGAGGGACACTGCACCGCAGGGGGAGGTGGCCCGTGCGCTGCCCTGCGCCCTCGCAGCACACCAGCCTGACCTGGACCATCCAGGGAGACAGGGCAGAGCCCGAGTGACCTTCAGAGGTGGCTCTTCAGGAGAGCAAAGCAAAGGGCAGTCCCCGGAGGAGCCTAGGCAGGCACGGGGGCTGCAGGCAACAGGCACGCTGTTCTCCGTGACCAATGCAGTTGGCTGACGGTCAGCACTGCCCACAGCGGGAGTCACCAGCTGGCCAGGCTGCACCGCGAAGATGGAAGTGACCCCATCCTTCGGGAGGAGCCAGGTGCCTGGGAGAAACAAGGAAGATGGTGCCGGGGACCAGCTGGCCAGGACAGGTACGGCGCTGTCTTGGTGCATGGGCACcgccctgggggctgcaggggctagTGTTTGACTGGGAGAGTCTCGTGTTCCTGGGGGCAGGAAAGCTTCAGCTTCTCTTTCTCAGGCTGGTACTGTCAGGGCTTGGTAGCAGCGGCGCAGCCAGTGCCACACGGACACGTAGACCACAGGGTCCTGCCAGTTCGCTGTGGGGCCTCACTTCACTGCTGAGCCTGCCAGGCCTGTGTTGGGCTGACGGGTCTGGACggagcagtgggggaagggcctgaggcagagctgtgggcacgggcccaggactggaacggcGGGGGTCTGGATCGGGgtgcggcagagctggggggggaggactgGATGGGGGtgcggcagagctgtgggggggggactgGATGGGGGTGCGGCAGAGCTGTGGGCGGGGGGACTGGATCGGGGtgcggcagagctgtggggggggacaCGATTGGATGGGGGTGCGGCAGAGCTGTGGGCGGGGGTCTGGATCGGGgtgcggcagagctggggggggacacGACTGGATGGGGGtgcggcagagctgtggggggggacaCGACTGGATCGGGGtgcggcagagctgtggggggggactGGATCGGGGtgcggcagagctgtgggggggacacGACTGGATGGGGGTGCGGCAGAGCTGTGGGCGGGGGTCTGGATCGGggtgcagcagagctgtgggcggGGACCCAGGACTGGAACGGCGGGGGTCTGGCTTGGGGTgcagcagagcggggggggggactggATCGAGGTACAGGAGAGCTGTGGGCGGGGTCTGGCTTGGggtgcagcagagctggggggggactgGATCGAGGTACAGGAGAGCTGTGGGCGGGGTCtgggcggggtgcaggagagctgtgggggggggactgGATCGGGgtgcggcagagctgggggggacacGACTGGATGGGGGtgcggcagagctgtggggggggactGGATCGGGgtgcggcagagctggggggggacacGACTGGATGGGGGTGCGGCAGAGCTGTGGGCGGGGGTCTGGCTTGGGgtgcggcagagctggggggggactgGATCGGGGtgcggcagagctgtggggggggactGGATCGCGgtgcggcagagctggggggggggacacgactGGATCGGGGTGCGGCAGAGCTGTGGGCGGGGGTCTGGATCGGGGTGCGGCAGAGCTGTGGGCgggggcccaggactggaacggcGGGGGTTACACAAGAAAACAGCCCCTGCTCCATAACAATGTGTATTTGGACCCAAACACCAAGGCTGTAGGCTCGGGGCAGGGACAAGCGTCCTTGGGGCCAGTGGGGACCTCAGCCAGTTAAAACCACCTGTTACAACACAACTGAGGCTGAGGCCTGGCCTGCTGGggtgccccactccacccttggggtgggggctcaggcagACCGATTCTGAAGGGCTGGCAGTGGCTGGGACCCGGCCTCCCCTCCGCATTTGGCATCAGTGACTGGGAGGCAGAGCCCAGGCGGCTgccgcctcctctccccagcactaGCTGTGGTAAGGGCATTTAACCCCTTCTGTTCCAAAACAACCAGCCCCTCCAGAGAGCAACTAAACCTGTGgggaacccctcccccaccctctaaAACAGGGTTAACCCTTTAACTCCTAACAACAGCTTCAGAACAGACTCTGCGCTCCCCGTTTGGCACTCGTGTGGTGGCCGCAGGGCTCAGATCTGGCTGAGCGGAGGCAGGTGGAGGGtagccagggccctgtggattatGTCTCTCACTCCTCTCATCAGCTGTAGCCGAGCAAACATCTGGCTGAACAAGTGAGGCAGTGGCTCCTGGAAGagagggggcagcaagtgagagcaggggcagggctccccacagctcctgcttAGTGTAGGGAAGGCGTCCTGGagtccctcctcctctcctccccattctCGCAGCCCCCCTGCTGGATGGGGTGCCCTCCGCCGCTgagagctgggcagggggagcgTGCCCTAGCCAGCAGGCCAGGCTTTCCGAGCTGGGCACCCCGTTAGTGCACTGCCATCCCATTCGCTTCCCATGGAGGGGCACGCCCAGTTGGGCACTGAAGCCTGCAGGGCGggcgggagagcagcagcagcagctgccgccgccgtggcagggacggagaggagcagcagctgccgctgtcgccgggcgggcgggcgggagagcagcagcagctgccgctgTCGCCGGGCGGgcgggagggagagcagcagcagctgccgctgTCGCCGGGCGGgcgggagggagagcagcagcagctgccgctgTCGCCGGGCGGgcgggagggagagcagcagcagctgccgctgTCGCCGGGCGGGCGGGAGGGAGAGCAGCTGCCGCTGTCGCTGGGCGGgcgggagggagagcagcagctgccgccgCCGTGACCGGGTGGGCGGGAGAGTAGCAGCAGCTGCCGCTGTCGccgggcaggcgggagggagaGCAGGATGTTTCCCGGGAGGGTCCCCGCTTACCCCCAGGATGTGAACGCGGTTGTAGTAGGAGCTGAAGTCCATGCTCAGGTGGATCAGGAACTTGCACACCTGCCATACAAAGCAGAGCCTCTAGAGACCCTCCTTCCcacggggggtggtcagggaccGTGTGCACGCTCCCTGCTAGGTGGCCGCACAGTGACACCCATCCCAATCTGCCTAGTCGATCACCCCATTGCAGTCCTTCCTCTCTCCAGGCCGGCTGCCCCTACGACCAGCACTGCCTGGCTGGAGCTAGCAGctccacacccctctcctccctgggGCTAGGAACGGGAGGTCTGAGAAACGCGGGGCTCCTGCTGACACGTGCTGGGTTCCCAGAGGAGGTGCTctagggagcagcctggggctcaGTCCCAGCGGAGAACCACAATTAGAGGCTGGCTTGTATGACTGCTTTAAACAAACGCCCCAAGGAGCCCAGCAGAACAGGCGGCTAGCACCCTGCCTGTAACAGCAGTGGCCAGGGCCCCACGGCACCGTGGGCCTGGccagctcagcagagaggccaaggactgcgTGGGCCACAGAGCATGAGCTCCTCTTGCTCTCAGCAAAGCAGCTTGTGCTGCTGCCTCCATTGGACCTGGGGCCGGCCTGCCTCtgcctggaatcattccttctctgtgctgttgaggtGATGGCCAGACTGCTGGGGTTCTCTCCTCTCGGACAGTCCCCTGGGGCAATGCCCTGGAGACTAGCTCCCTGTTCTCCACTCCTGCCCGGTACTGCCCCTCCACACTGCTGGGCCTGTCAGCCTGGGACCCCCATTCGTCCCTCTCACCGCTGCCCTGTAATCAGTCCCACCCTCCATGAATTAACGTGTAAGGGCAGCATGCTCTCCTGCAGACCCCGCTCCCGCCAGGCACAGTGCTGTGCCCCCGCAAGGCAGCAAGGGCCGCAGCTGTTCGGAAGAGGGTTATTTAGCAGCAGCCAGGCTTAGTCCCTGCAGGCTCTCGCTTGTCCTCCCTGCACTCCTGTTTGCCGAACTAATTTGCAGCTTGTGTTCGATCAGACTGAACTCTACAGGGCTC from Emys orbicularis isolate rEmyOrb1 chromosome 7, rEmyOrb1.hap1, whole genome shotgun sequence encodes:
- the WDR6 gene encoding tRNA (34-2'-O)-methyltransferase regulator WDR6; protein product: MAAPRAAPAMDSRLLRAPVTALRFVGGARLVAGEGPNVVVYSLDADGGEAGSHWQSVLRNHRIHGIKERRSPSPEAEQRTLAVFGGKGLIVLELCVRGKEVSLTELCQLCELHDWIWDLQWLAGSTGTLTYVGLALGHNSVALYDYASHRTLREVHCEEKCILYSAYLVGDSWDELVVVAGTVFNQLVVWRVADWSDEEARIKPQRRVSGHDGVIFSICYLKSKGILASASDDRSIRVWDVGDLQAPHDPVRCLLVCYGHQSRVWSVRLLSDYLISIGEDSACIVWNYNGEVVQSFRGHKGRSVRAVAVHEARGWVATGGADTGVRLWHIRRPEPNGNGLVQLNFSPPHRNGSPKAIKLVDASRLLVMTDAGAIYSYDLASKRWAFVMEDANYQSYSLLEVVQLAKGIVLCAMGNLMGHVKVFPLCCPTESEEKRLYGGKVHSLSWAACPGGDPSRCVLFASGPGGVLLWLEVSCCSSGRVASVVEKCCYLLPVCRHRWHTSIAFLPQEGLLVCGDRRGSLLLFPCSTALGSGTEQMLKAGQGDAADDPVGHGLVCKDSGDKPGLISSQGEGNRPVQGPISLLFGLHGKLGVTSVTCHDGFVYSTGRDGCYRQLRVQDQQLQVLRKQKPCRGLEWIEQLHFTPDGNLLVLGFHASHFVLWSTRTNEQLHCVPCGGGHRSWSYGRWLASEVFAYIKSGDVLVYQSSCGPSRQHVLREPLHGRELTCVRHVGTIRTRGGRLVDILVTSSEDMTANVIAVSESSHSLATLAAIGDHISSVRALAVASGSWQEETADWSAVLFSAGGRAEIECYRLLLSYDHDARSGMACQVIHVASHQLDEHWDRMRNKHRVIKMDPETRYMSIAVVAGTDAPCLFLAAACSDGSVRIFLMLEPAQKLLLVADSFHHQRCVLKVETFTRRVAGDRRRHFLCSAATDGSIAFWDITATIEHAAAAQELASGELQPLALGAPSLTVQAHSCGVNSLHVRQTAAGWYLVASGSDDGSIHICLVAVDTALSEPSPSLPWAVVPPGASAGARILLLEAFSRPCAHAAHVTGLRVLRPDLLVSASVDQRLTLWRLGQDSLVFLGSRFCHVADVAELACWGSEERGYGCVLCGQGLEIVWCRARAGPQQLPACGALE